One stretch of Ipomoea triloba cultivar NCNSP0323 chromosome 8, ASM357664v1 DNA includes these proteins:
- the LOC116027146 gene encoding leucine-rich repeat receptor-like protein kinase PEPR2, translated as MDFKNGFDPISIPPGSCLSSWDFAVDPCDYIFSDRFTCGIRCDVIVYGSSRVTEISLDQAGYNGSLSHSSAWNLPYLDVLDVSFNSLSGDIPVSVSNLTRLRRFSLSRNSFTGSIPGSIGLLLYLQELFLDNNRLTGSIPPSFNALVRLKRLELQNNNLSGELPNLSQLGNLYFVDLSDNSISGRFAAVFPRSVIELSIRNNYLTGRIAGNTVSELRYLQVLDLSHNELSGRAPAALFRHRSLQQLTLSHNNFSLLQIPEDRGVLSKLIAIDLSYNKLRGSLPEFMASLPMLSALSLEHNKFSGTIPTQYATKAAIPKAGTASFERLLLGGNYLFGPVPGPLWRLKPGSSNVSLVDNCLYRCPEEVYVCQGGIQKSPVDCNKFRPMIP; from the coding sequence ATGGATTTTAAAAACGGGTTCGACCCGATATCCATTCCTCCCGGATCCTGCCTGAGTTCCTGGGACTTCGCCGTCGATCCATGCGACTATATCTTCTCCGACCGGTTCACTTGCGGCATCCGGTGTGACGTCATCGTGTACGGTTCAAGCCGAGTCACGGAAATCAGCCTGGACCAGGCCGGATACAACGGTTCACTGTCTCATTCCTCCGCCTGGAACCTCCCTTACCTGGATGTTCTCGACGTCTCTTTCAACTCGCTCTCCGGCGACATTCCGGTCTCCGTCTCCAACCTGACTCGTCTGCGCCGGTTCAGTCTCTCCAGGAACTCTTTCACCGGTTCAATCCCCGGCTCGATCGGTTTGCTTCTCTATCTACAAGAGCTTTTCCTCGATAACAACCGCCTCACCGGTTCAATCCCGCCGAGTTTCAACGCGTTGGTGAGATTGAAGAGACTCGAGCTTCAAAACAATAATCTCTCCGGCGAGTTACCAAATCTGAGTCAACTCGGAAACCTGTACTTCGTAGACCTAAGTGATAACTCAATCTCCGGCCGATTCGCGGCGGTGTTCCCGAGATCCGTAATTGAACTCTCGATCCGAAACAACTATTTAACCGGCAGGATCGCCGGAAATACAGTATCGGAGCTGAGATATTTACAAGTACTGGATCTGAGTCACAACGAGTTATCCGGAAGAGCGCCGGCGGCGCTCTTCCGGCACCGATCGCTTCAACAGCTCACTCTTTCGCACAACAACTTCTCGCTCCTGCAAATCCCGGAAGACAGGGGCGTTCTTAGCAAGCTGATTGCGATTGACCTCAGCTACAACAAACTGCGCGGCTCCTTGCCGGAATTCATGGCGTCGCTGCCGATGCTATCGGCGCTGTCGTTGGAGCATAACAAATTCTCCGGGACGATACCGACTCAGTATGCAACGAAGGCGGCGATTCCTAAGGCCGGTACGGCGTCGTTCGAGCGGTTATTGCTGGGCGGGAACTACTTGTTTGGGCCGGTTCCGGGCCCATTATGGAGGTTGAAGCCCGGGTCCAGTAATGTCAGTTTAGTGGATAACTGTCTGTATAGGTGTCCAGAAGAGGTATATGTTTGTCAAGGTGGGATTCAGAAATCCCCAGTGGATTGTAA
- the LOC116027976 gene encoding uncharacterized protein LOC116027976, which yields MGALPPAPHWLPQDDFLLKNAAEAGASLQSLAKGAVQFSRRYTVQELQDRWNSLLYDPFVSERASTEMVQLECSFAISKLNRFENDKDIKSVSGKRKTESVRSCYYSMRKRVCNEAYPSMDMNFLTGSSNMSVPLLTDCVFEDSLADPFGDQQSGFDFIDNVFPDFEAAHTNATGGVVDATFFAMEHNDHFINSINVPENVSVTGSENVSVTGLEVPVLNSPVSDCGKSFQTFGHSPSSQMPGWTPIEGTSPVLHNFQLPKKEPEMVNDFTLPVDGGGNELNTPAYGIIQSEPNVEDQVPGDGGISTPIPDDLLAKIDSILNSSIEDDMFPMDYIGNEIINESYLDTYGSLLLDSPSAEQIANDSLPLVLVVPDENLNVAQPKESAEKYQYHCGDRYVVHGSEVQMLSSALSVNPAYPELRNGVICCTLNTEDPDIPSNDDVFLPIWMPSTSLPSMKQWKYDATFQSTSSSLRNALNNHTNNNGWSVPKKREQINNEQSYMSSQKVELLQHSGKGLNRSASDCGVSYEVPNSGTGNVIRRNTSSNEGPKLVTSPRITTICALPVPSKETVAQSDHAKNLNCNRDPHPLTYPNPLCLQKKTVTVKHELDSADNLQKNEPFCVEMVSTKATIPESSAEALLLEQEDVPGDSDEDIPHFSDVEALILNMDLSPDDKDICFHKEVAKYQHQQTKRTIMRLEQGAEAHIQRVIAAQGAFAVLYSRHSSHFIKKPEVLLGRGTAEAKVDIDLSGECCGNKVSRRQAIIKINEDGVFHLQNVSKHLIRVNGKEIVQNQSVHLTSSSLIEVRGLAFVFETNHSRVKQFVDGMRRGTMFKENED from the exons ATGGGAGCTTTGCCTCCGGCGCCTCATTGGCTTCCGCAAGACGATTTTTTGCTTAAGAATGCCGCCGAG GCGGGTGCTTCACTACAGTCGCTTGCTAAAGGTGCTGTGCAGTTTTCTCGGCGATATACTGTTCAAGAATTGCAAGATAGATGGAACTCTCTTCTTTATGATCCGTTTGTTTCTGAACGGGCGTCAACTGAAATGGTCCAGCTTGAGTGCTCTTTTGCAATATCAAAACTTAATAGGTTTGAGAATGACAAAGACATTAAATCTGTTTCTGGAAAGAGAAAAACTGAGAGCGTTAGAAGCTGCTACTATTCTATGCGGAAGAGAGTCTGTAACGAAGCATACCCTTCGATGGATATGAATTTTCTTACTGGGTCCAGTAATATGAGTGTGCCTCTACTAACAGACTGTGTATTTGAAGATTCATTGGCAGATCCATTTGGTGACCAACAGTCGGGATTTGATTTCATCGATAATGTATTTCCTGATTTTGAGGCTGCTCATACAAATGCTACTGGAGGTGTTGTAGATGCTACCTTTTTTGCAATGGAACACAATGATCACTTCATAAATAGCATCAACGTGCCCGAGAATGTTTCTGTCACCGGGTCTGAGAATGTTTCTGTCACCGGGCTCGAAGTCCCGGTCTTAAATTCACCGGTTTCAGATTGTGGCAAGTCATTTCAAACATTTGGACATTCGCCGTCTTCTCAGATGCCAGGCTGGACTCCAATTGAGGGAACTTCACCGGTTCTGCATAACTTTCAACTACCCAAGAAAGAGCCGGAAATGGTAAATGATTTCACGCTTCCTGTTGATGGTGGTGGAAATGAATTGAATACACCTGCATATGGTATTATTCAATCAGAACCGAATGTGGAGGACCAAGTACCAGGTGACGGGGGAATTTCTACTCCTATCCCTGATGATCTCTTAGCAAAAATCGATTCTATTCTCAACTCGTCAATTGAGGATGACATGTTTCCCATGGATTATATTGGAAACGAGATAATTAATGAATCTTATTTGGATACTTATGGATCACTCCTATTGGATTCTCCAAGTGCTGAACAAATAGCCAACGACAGCTTACCTCTAGTATTAGTTGTTCCAGACGAAAACCTTAATGTTGCTCAGCCCAAAGAATCAGCTGAAAAGTATCAATACCATTGTGGTGATCGGTATGTAGTTCATGGTTCAGAGGTTCAAATGCTATCGTCTGCTCTAAGTGTCAATCCCGCATATCCTGAACTGCGCAATGGAGTTATATGCTGCACGCTAAACACTGAAGACCCAGATATTCCGAGCAATGATGATGTTTTCCTTCCCATCTGGATGCCATCAACATCGTTACCCTCTATGAAGCAATGGAAATATGATGCAACTTTTCAATCAACATCCTCCTCCCTTAGAAATGCTTTGAATAACCACACAAACAATAATGGATGGTCTGTCCCGAAGAAGAGGGAACAAATTAATAATGAACAATCTTATATGTcttctcaaaaggttgaattgtTGCAACATTCAGGAAAGGGTCTAAACCGTTCTGCCAGTGATTGTGGGGTTAGTTATGAGGTACCTAATAGTGGCACTGGAAACGTGATAAGAAGGAATACAAGCTCAAATGAAGGTCCGAAGCTAGTGACTTCACCGAGAATAACTACAATATGTGCCCTGCCTGTACCATCTAAGGAAACAGTTGCGCAAAGTGATCATGCAAAGAACCTCAATTGTAACCGCGATCCCCATCCACTCACATATCCTAACCCTCTGTGCTTGCAGAAGAAGACTGTTACCGTTAAGCACGAGCTAGATTCTGCTGATAATCTGCAAAAGAATGAACCATTTTGTGTTGAAATGGTCTCTACAAAAGCAACAATCCCAGAGTCAAGCGCAGAGGCTTTACTGTTGGAGCAAGAAGATGTGCCCGGTGATAGCGATGAGGACATACCTCACTTTTCAGATGTTGAAGCATTG ATCCTTAACATGGACCTCAGCCCCGATGACAAAGACATCTGCTTTCATAAGGAAG TTGCAAAATATCAACACCAGCAGACTAAAAGAACAATCATGAGACTGGAGCAGGGCGCCGAAGCTCATATACAAAGAGTGATTGCAGCTCAAGGAGCGTTTGCTGTTTTGTATAGCCGCCACTCaagtcattttattaaaaaaccagag GTTTTGCTTGGGAGGGGAACTGCGGAGGCAAAAGTTGACATTGATTTGAGCGGAGAATGCTGTGGCAATAAGGTTTCCCGGCGGCAG GCAATTATAAAGATCAACGAGGATGGAGTTTTCCATTTGCAAAATGTTAGCAAACATTTGATCCGCGTCAATGGCAAAGAAATAGTGCAAAACCAAAGTGTGCATCTTACATCGAGTTCTTTGATTGAG GTAAGGGGGTTGGCGTTTGTATTCGAGACGAACCACAGCCGGGTAAAGCAATTTGTCGATGGGATGAGACGAGGAACCATGTTCAAGGAAAACGAAGATTGA
- the LOC116027763 gene encoding floral homeotic protein PMADS 1-like, whose product MARGKIQIKRIENQTNRQVTYSKRRNGLFKKAHELTVLCDAKVSIIMISTSGKLHEYISPSTSTKQLFDQYQKTVGADLWNHHFEKMQDQLKKLRDVNRALRREIRQRMGEGLNDLSFEQLTELIEDVDNSIKLIRERKYKVIGNQIETHKKKVRNVEEIHRNLLLECEARQEDPYGLVDHEGDYNSVLGFPNGGPRILALRLQPDHHHHHHHHGHLHSGGGSDLTTFTLLE is encoded by the exons ATGGCTCGAGGGAAGATCCAGATCAAGAGAATcgaaaaccaaacaaacaggCAAGTGACCTACTCCAAGAGAAGAAATGGGCTGTTCAAGAAAGCTCATGAGCTCACTGTCCTCTGCGACGCCAAGGTTTCCATCATCATGATCTCCACTTCTGGCAAGCTCCATGAATACATCAGCCCCTCTACCTC AACAAAGCAGCTGTTCGATCAGTACCAGAAGACTGTCGGGGCCGATCTATGGAACCACCACTTTGAG AAAATGCAAGATCAGCTGAAGAAACTGAGAGATGTTAACAGGGCTCTACGAAGGGAGATCAG ACAGAGAATGGGTGAGGGTCTTAACGATCTGAGCTTTGAACAACTGACAGAGCTCATAGAAGACGTGGACAATTCTATCAAGCTTATTCGCGAAAGAAAG TATAAGGTGATTGGCAATCAGATTGAGACTCACAAGAAGAAG GTGAGGAATGTGGAAGAAATCCACAGAAATCTGCTACTGGAATGT GAGGCAAGGCAGGAAGATCCATATGGCTTGGTTGATCACGAAGGTGATTACAATTCTGTTCTTGGATTTCCAAATGGAGGCCCCCGCATACTCGCGTTGCGCTTGCAACCagaccaccatcaccaccaccatcatcacGGCCATCTTCATAGTGGTGGAGGGTCTGATCTCACTACGTTTACTTTACTCGAGTAG
- the LOC116027571 gene encoding S-type anion channel SLAH4-like, which translates to METQKSSTSHIEITIEDPNAPPPPPPPPPPPSSASLDDAPTRWLSPILAGFHAGYFRISLSLGWQAMLWKTLFPPHHAAFHVLNITLWSFSLIVLIILSALYLLRCLLFFSLVKSEFLHHIGVNYLFAPWISWLLLLQSAPFHSHYSPRVLWWFFAVPVVVLDVKIYGQWFTKGTRILTAVANPTSQLTVISNLVVARAAARIGWQEVSIGCFSLGMIHYLVLFVTLYQRLPGSDRRLPAMLRPVFFLFFAAPSEASLAWDSISGIFDTCSKMLFYLSLFLFTALICRPNLFKKSFKKSMRRFNVALWAYSYTITLLALAASKYAKVVTGAVPRALMFILAGLSILVFLSILFITTFVVIKHASNRHFHKSSKKIFG; encoded by the exons ATGGAAACCCAGAAATCTTCAACCTCCCATATTGAAATCACAATCGAAGACCCTAAtgctcctcctcctccccctcctccgccgccgccgccgtcctCCGCCAGCTTAGACGACGCGCCGACGCGGTGGCTATCCCCTATACTCGCCGGATTCCACGCCGGCTATTTCAGAATAAGCCTGTCCTTAGGCTGGCAAGCCATGCTATGGAAAACGCTATTCCCACCTCATCACGCCGCCTTCCATGTCCTCAATATCACGTTATGGTCCTTCAGCCTCATCGTCCTCATCATCCTCTCCGCCCTCTATCTCCTCCGCTGCTTGCTTTTCTTCAGTCTGGTTAAAAGCGAGTTCCTTCATCACATCGGCGTTAATTACCTCTTCGCCCCATGGATTTCTtggctcctcctcctccaatcCGCCCCTTTCCACTCAC ATTATAGTCCCCGCGTCCTATGGTGGTTCTTCGCGGTCCCCGTGGTGGTCCTGGACGTAAAAATATACGGCCAGTGGTTCACCAAGGGGACAAGGATTCTAACCGCGGTGGCCAACCCGACGAGCCAGCTGACGGTGATCAGCAACCTGGTGGTGGCGCGTGCCGCCGCCAGGATCGGGTGGCAGGAAGTCTCCATTGGCTGCTTCTCCTTGGGCATGATCCACTACTTGGTCCTGTTCGTCACGCTCTACCAGAGGCTGCCGGGGAGTGACCGCCGGCTTCCGGCGATGCTCCGGCCGGTGTTCTTCTTGTTCTTCGCGGCGCCGAGCGAGGCCAGCTTGGCGTGGGATTCCATTTCTGGAATCTTCGATACTTGCTCCAAGATGCTgttttatctctctctcttcctcttcaCGGCGCTG ATCTGCAGGCCAAACTTATTCAAGAAATCATTCAAGAAATCGATGAGAAGGTTCAACGTTGCATTGTGGGCTTATTCATACACCATCACCTTGCTCGCCTTAGCGGCAAGTAAGTATGCAAAGGTGGTCACCGGAGCGGTGCCTCGTGCCCTAATGTTCATCCTTGCCGGCCTCTCTATCTTGGTCTTCCTCTCTATATTGTTCATCACCACTTTTGTCGTCATCAAACACGCTTCGAACCGTCATTTTCACAAATCCTCCAAAAAAATCTTTGGATGA